GGTGATCAGTTCATCCATCAAACCTGCCACACCAACGATTGTCCAGTCGGGATCCCAACAGGTATGTGCTGATTCTTCTTTTACTTTTTCAATCAATGCAGGAAATGATCAATATACCTGGTACAAACAAGGTTCCAATGATCCTTTAATCAGCGGAAACTCCATTACGGTGTCCGAAAGTGGAAATTATTTTGTCAGAAGCCAGAGCGTTTTTGGTTGTCTTTCGGATAATTCCAACGTTTCATCACTTATCGTTCGTCCTGTAATTCCCACGCCGGTTATTGCAAAATCAGGACCTTTCACAGCAACTGCAACGATCAATGAAACTGGCCTGAATGAATCATATGACTGGAAACGGGACGAACAGATTCTGACGACATCCACAACCAGCAGTGTCCGGACAAATGTAACGGGTACATATTCCGCCCGAGCCAGAGAAACTTTTGCCATTGGTACAAACTTGCTGACATGTTATTCTCCTTTTTCAAATGAACTGGAAGTAATTACAGAAGGTGAATCTGATATTGTCGTTTTCCCAAATCCGGGGTCAAGAGATAATATTTATGTAGAATCCCGTGACGATATCAGCAGCGCCGAAATCACAGTTTATGATCTTTTGGGAAGAGTTATGACTTTCCAGAAGCAGGATATGAAAAGCCGGGTTAAAATTCCGGTTAGAAATCTTTCTTCCGGAAAATATATTGTGCGGATAAAAGGTCCTGGCATTGATGTAACAAGACAGATTGTGGTATTATAAGATGACCTCCGTTAACGGTGGAAGTTCTTTCATTTGACTGATTGATATTGTCAAACATATTATCGTTCAAAATCTTTCAGGAATGCTTACAGTTGCTTCGTTTTTTAAACAAAGGCTAAGATCTACGCAATTTCCAATATTTCAGTACTGGATAAAATCGGTTAAAAACTTATTAATTACCAAGGAGAAAATTCAGGGGTTTAATTCTAAATTTGGCAATCTGAACCAGGCTGGCTGATGTTCAGAATTGACTTTTTGGAATAAAAGAAAAACTTAAATTTCCTGTAAAAAGCTGTATGGAATCAGACCCGCAATCATTAAAGCGAAGACTTGGCATTACAAAATTCATGTTGTCTGCCTTCCTTTTATCTTCATTATTATTTACAGGATGTAAAAGTTCGAATTCCGAAGAGAAAGATGTCGAAGCCGATAAGGTTTTTGAAAAGTATTCAGAATCTTTTATTGAAGCATTGTGGAAACAAAATCCGGATTGGGCAACAACCGCTGGTTTTCATAAATATGATAGTGTGTTGGTAATTCCGGATCAGAAATCTATTGAATCTGCAAATATTTTTGCCAAAAACCACCTGGATTCTCTTTCTGGAATCAATCCCAAACAGCTGTCCGCTGCAAATCAAACCGACTTTTATCTGATTCAAAATTTGTTAAAAGAAAGTCAGTGGAATACCGATACACTAAAATCATATCAATGGGATCCTTCCTCGTATAACGTAAGCAGAACTTTTGCATTTATTTTGAATGAAAATTACGCACCGCTGGAAGAAAGATTGAATAGTATAAAAGGGCGATTGGTCAATGTACCTGAATACTATAAAGCTGCGAAAACTACCATCTCCAACCCTGTACCCGAGTTATTAGGTTTGGCAGTAGATCAGAATTTGGGCGGATTATCTATATTCGAAAATGATCTTCTGGACTCGTTAAAGAAATCAAAACTTGATGCTGCCGATAAGAAACAGATTATTGAAAGATCAGGAAAGGCTGTTGCTGCCATAAAAGATTATGCAAAGTGGCTTAAAGAATTAAAAAGCGATAAACCGAGAAGTTTCAGATTAGGAAAAGATCTGTACGGCAGAAAATTCGCTCATAATATTCAGTCGGCATACACAGCAGAGCAGATTTATGATTCAGCCGTTGCCAGGAAAGAGGAAGTGCAGTCAAAAATGGCCGTAATAAGCAGACAATTGTGGCCAAAATATTTTGGTAATAAGCCAATGCCAAAAGATTCACTTGAACTGATTGGGAAAATGATCGATACGCTTTCGGTCAATCACGCTAAACAGCAGGATTTTCAGACAGCAATTTCCGACATCATTCCCGGCCTGATTAAATTTATCAATGAAAAG
The nucleotide sequence above comes from Dyadobacter subterraneus. Encoded proteins:
- a CDS encoding DUF885 domain-containing protein, which encodes MESDPQSLKRRLGITKFMLSAFLLSSLLFTGCKSSNSEEKDVEADKVFEKYSESFIEALWKQNPDWATTAGFHKYDSVLVIPDQKSIESANIFAKNHLDSLSGINPKQLSAANQTDFYLIQNLLKESQWNTDTLKSYQWDPSSYNVSRTFAFILNENYAPLEERLNSIKGRLVNVPEYYKAAKTTISNPVPELLGLAVDQNLGGLSIFENDLLDSLKKSKLDAADKKQIIERSGKAVAAIKDYAKWLKELKSDKPRSFRLGKDLYGRKFAHNIQSAYTAEQIYDSAVARKEEVQSKMAVISRQLWPKYFGNKPMPKDSLELIGKMIDTLSVNHAKQQDFQTAISDIIPGLIKFINEKKLITLDPTKPLIVRKEPAYMAGVAGASISAPGPYDKGGNTYYNVGSIANWPKEKAESYLREYNRYIMQILDIHEAIPGHYTQLVYANQSPSLIKSLLGNGAMIEGWAVYTEQMMLENGFGNNQPEMWLMWYKWHLRTVCNTILDYSVHAGNMTKEEALHLLIKEAFQQQAEAEGKWKRVSVSNVQLTSYYTGYKEIIDLRRDYKTKLGDKFDLKSFHEKFLSYGSAPVKYIKELMLEK